The proteins below come from a single Mya arenaria isolate MELC-2E11 chromosome 8, ASM2691426v1 genomic window:
- the LOC128242504 gene encoding LOW QUALITY PROTEIN: protein PIF-like (The sequence of the model RefSeq protein was modified relative to this genomic sequence to represent the inferred CDS: substituted 1 base at 1 genomic stop codon) has product MIINTLLVICLAVSTTIGQDEFNYLCGERQLDNGAGFNNHPYDCTKYIQCEKDIHHNVIARVRPCSFGTFFSKSILNCASAEQTVCENDLCATDMNGKQRKAEGNCRGYYVCLNGKSVAKCCPSGQKYDSIKGCVANEDKECTDVCYNSKYVTEAPLPSNETESNSDSDVITTTEAAPAVECDKRPVFGHPEMFHWILYGGAIVQTMNCSAGTVFLPQTCNCGHMEGTSNIKAPEVLLTFTXDHKDVSVHHNHVENYGVVVENGVAKFNGNSSRLIIPRFTNMDIAKTFIIKMKYKSNHRVIPAGMQRALFSNFDCKVEPSLISTEDRLYVHAAVGTNDNFRQATKLYQAPLNARLEKELVYKFHNEKLRVSLGKATTEIPANGHLRNIQCALHIGYADGSLNFEGEINELAIYLCNPDI; this is encoded by the coding sequence atgataataaacacGCTTTTGGTAATATGTTTGGCTGTATCAACGACGATTGGACAGGATGAATTTAACTATCTCTGTGGCGAGCGACAATTAGACAACGGTGCAGGGTTTAACAACCACCCGTACGAttgtacaaagtatatacaatgtgaaaaagacattcacCACAATGTTATTGCTAGGGTGAGACCGTGTAGTTTTGGAACATTCTTTAGCAAGAGTATACTTAACTGTGCTAGTGCCGAACAAACAGTTTGCGAAAATGATCTTTGTGCTACAGATATGAATggtaaacaaagaaaagccgagGGAAACTGCAGGGGATATTATGTATGTCTGAATGGAAAGTCTGTTGCGAAGTGCTGCCCCTCAGGTCAAAAGTATGATTCAATAAAAGGATGCGTTGCTAATGAAGACAAAGAGTGTACGGATGTTTGTTATAACAGCAAATATGTTACAGAAGCCCCTCTGCCAAGTAACGAAACAGAATCTAACTCTGATTCCGATGTAATAACCACGACAGAGGCTGCCCCTGCGGTTGAATGTGATAAGAGGCCAGTGTTCGGTCACCCAGAGATGTTTCACTGGATCCTGTATGGTGGAGCAATCGTTCAAACCATGAACTGCTCAGCTGGGACCGTCTTCCTGCCTCAGACCTGTAACTGTGGTCATATGGAGGGAACAAGCAATATTAAGGCACCGGAAGTGCTTCTCACATTTACCTAAGACCACAAAGACGTATCTGTCCACCATAATCATGTTGAAAATTACGGTGTTGTAGTCGAAAACGGTGTTGCTAAGTTCAATGGAAACAGCAGCCGTCTTATTATTCCGAGGTTTACCAACATGGATATCGCTAAAACCttcattatcaaaatgaaatacaaatccAACCACCGTGTTATCCCAGCTGGCATGCAGCGAGCTTTGTTCTCAAATTTCGACTGTAAGGTTGAACCATCTTTAATTTCAACGGAGGACCGTCTATATGTACACGCAGCGGTTGGTACGAACGATAATTTTCGGCAAGCAACAAAGCTATACCAAGCGCCATTGAACGCCCGGCTGGAGAAAGAGTTAGTGTACAAGTTCCACAATGAAAAATTGCGCGTAAGTCTTGGAAAAGCTACGACAGAAATCCCAGCAAACGGTCATCTTAGAAACATCCAGTGCGCGCTCCATATCGGGTACGCTGACGGAAGCCTTAATTTTGAGGGTGAAATCAACGAACTTGCCATCTACCTTTGTAACCCTGATATTTAA
- the LOC128242493 gene encoding protein PIF-like: protein MMAPSFVVHILCVLWMARVTPGQEYTAVCDEETMKLRVGYKEHPTDCSKYIQCMQNKEGQYVGFVRDCGYGTYWNPTVLTCILATDTVCKHDLCYQQPDGKRRNGLGNCRGFYECRGSSSIPMCCPFGQYFHESLECVNTTVDIKCNQRCMDTIVFNQTNEQIDDFVGDSVSLPFHSQTETMLTGVSVISDINQKTPADQLVKGDVNSDTGGLKVKPIVSRVNPSQAAGSVCDKSAVPNNPGIYKQTLYGGDWIMERSCPAGTMFVQAVCNCLNIVDLTEILALTRSVNNKTQTTMCSPIIHLPFTLDHKDQSGNAYEIINHNVTVRNGKAIFHGYENFLTISNFSSVDITTSLVIKVIYSSDHESIPKNQLMSIFSNYGCNEAPSIYMYENVQYIFSGVGLQTDANKSKYTHVRQRPPPPGGKTSTKEVFYMFHDRKFTLKNGDTSNSVPAEGNFNKIACPLKIGHGANITPFKGEIDEFTVYVC from the coding sequence ATGATGGCTCCATCATTTGTTGTGCACATCCTGTGTGTACTTTGGATGGCAAGAGTGACTCCCGGTCAAGAGTACACCGCTGTATGTGACGAAGAGACCATGAAACTTCGAGTAGGGTATAAGGAACACCCGACAGACTGTAGCAAATATATCCAGTGCATGCAAAACAAAGAGGGTCAGTATGTTGGCTTTGTGAGAGATTGTGGTTATGGAACATATTGGAACCCAACTGTTCTGACCTGTATCTTAGCAACAGACACTGTCTGCAAACATGATTTGTGTTATCAACAACCAGATGGAAAGAGaagaaatggacttggaaattGTAGAGGTTTCTATGAGTGCCGAGGAAGTTCGTCCATACCAATGTGTTGTCCTTTTGGGCAGTATTTTCATGAAAGTCTTGAATGTGTGAATACTACGGTTGACATCAAATGTAATCAACGTTGTATGGACACCATTGTGTTCaatcaaacaaatgaacaaattgaTGATTTTGTGGGAGATTCAGTGAGTCTACCGTTTCATAGCCAAACGGAAACAATGCTTACAGGTGTTTCAGTTATTTCGGATATTAATCAAAAAACACCTGCAGACCAACTAGTAAAAGGCGATGTCAATTCAGATACAGGCGGCCTCAAAGTAAAGCCTATTGTAAGCAGAGTTAACCCTAGTCAAGCTGCAGGATCGGTCTGTGATAAAAGCGCCGTACCTAATAACCCTGGCATATATAAACAAACGCTTTATGGCGGAGACTGGATTATGGAACGAAGTTGTCCGGCAggaacaatgtttgtacaagCTGTCTGCAATTGCCTTAACATCGTGGATTTAACTGAAATACTTGCACTAACTCGGAGTGTTAACAATAAGACCCAAACAACGATGTGTTCGCCGATAATCCACCTACCGTTTACGCTAGACCACAAAGATCAGTCCGGTAACGCGTATGAAATTATCAATCACAATGTAACAGTACGAAATGGTAAGGCCATTTTCCACGGATACGAAAACTTTCTtactatttcaaacttttcaagcGTGGATATAACAACGAGTTTAGTGATAAAGGTAATTTACAGTTCGGACCATGAGTCGATCCCCAAGAATCAGTTGATGTCAATATTCTCGAATTATGGATGCAACGAAGCGCCAAGCATTTACATGTACGAAAATGTACAATACATTTTCAGTGGTGTTGGTTTACAAACAGATGCAAACAAGTCAAAATACACACATGTTCGTCAACGTCCTCCTCCACCAGGCGGGAAAACATCCACAAAAGAGGTTTTTTACATGTTCCATGATAGGAAATTCACTCTTAAGAATGGAGATACATCCAATTCTGTCCCTGCTGAAGGAAATTTCAACAAGATAGCATGCCCACTCAAAATTGGTCATGGCGCAAATATAACGCCGTTTAAAGGAGAAATCGACGAATTTACTGTTTATGTGTGCTAA